One genomic window of Streptomyces sp. NBC_01276 includes the following:
- a CDS encoding ABC transporter permease, whose protein sequence is MRETTTVGDELTDTKTAGAPSTSGTVGNTPGKKAKKEREASLWSDAVSDLRRNPIFLIGSALVLLLIVLSAVPQWFTPDSPFTAGACQLQDSLKKPSADHWFGFDVQGCDVYTRTVWAARNSIIVGVVTTTLVIVVGGALGLLAGWVGGIVDSLLSRFTEIFFAIPLLLGGMLIMSGLGKGNAWTVSIVLATLGWPQIFRIMRSSVLQNKNNDYVVAARALGAGTWRITMRHILPNAVAPVIVVGAISLGVYIGAEAALSYLGIGVQPPGISWGLMVSDASVRWLQAPHVLLFPAAALSITVLAFIMVGDAVRDALDPKLR, encoded by the coding sequence ATGCGTGAGACAACTACGGTGGGGGACGAGTTGACCGACACCAAGACCGCCGGCGCGCCCTCCACGAGCGGCACGGTCGGCAACACCCCCGGCAAGAAGGCGAAGAAGGAGCGCGAGGCCAGCCTCTGGTCCGACGCCGTCTCCGACCTCCGCCGCAACCCCATCTTCCTGATCGGCTCCGCGCTGGTCCTGCTGCTGATCGTGCTCTCCGCGGTCCCGCAGTGGTTCACGCCGGACAGCCCGTTCACGGCCGGCGCCTGCCAGCTCCAGGACTCCCTGAAGAAGCCGAGCGCCGACCACTGGTTCGGCTTCGACGTCCAGGGCTGCGACGTCTACACGCGCACCGTGTGGGCGGCCCGCAACTCGATCATCGTCGGTGTCGTCACCACCACCCTGGTGATCGTCGTCGGCGGCGCGCTGGGTCTGCTGGCCGGCTGGGTCGGCGGCATCGTCGACAGCCTGCTCTCCCGCTTCACCGAGATCTTCTTCGCCATCCCGCTGCTCCTCGGCGGAATGCTGATCATGTCCGGCCTCGGCAAGGGCAACGCGTGGACCGTGTCCATCGTGCTCGCCACCCTGGGATGGCCGCAGATCTTCCGCATCATGCGGTCCTCGGTGCTGCAGAACAAGAACAACGACTACGTGGTCGCGGCCCGCGCCCTCGGTGCCGGCACGTGGCGCATCACCATGCGCCACATCCTGCCGAACGCCGTCGCCCCCGTCATCGTGGTCGGTGCGATCAGCCTCGGTGTGTACATCGGTGCGGAGGCGGCGCTGTCCTACCTCGGCATCGGTGTCCAGCCCCCCGGCATCTCCTGGGGCCTGATGGTCAGCGACGCCTCCGTCCGCTGGCTCCAGGCGCCGCACGTGCTCCTCTTCCCGGCCGCCGCGCTGAGCATCACCGTGCTCGCGTTCATCATGGTCGGCGACGCGGTGCGCGACGCCCTCGACCCGAAGCTGCGCTGA
- a CDS encoding ABC transporter permease, producing the protein MGRYLIRRLIQAIPVLIGATFLIYWLSFKLPGDPIQALAGEKKADPLVAAMLREKYHLNDSFLSQYWNYISNLFQGNFGETLTGRSVWDKITEAFPYTMNLAIVAFLIEAVVGVLAGIMAALRRGKFLDQLVLLSTLLVISIPVFVSGFILQLTLGVQLKNSWGIDFFPVSFNENDGIRAYLLPALVLASTSLAYVARLTRTSLMETMRADYVRTATAKGLPRRRVVGRHALRNALIPIVTFLGADLGSLMGGAVITEKIFNIHGIGGLLAESVYRKEGTVIVGVVSLLIIVYLVANLIVDMLYAVLDPRIRYA; encoded by the coding sequence ATGGGCCGCTACCTCATCCGCCGACTCATACAGGCGATCCCTGTTCTGATCGGTGCCACGTTCCTGATCTACTGGCTGTCCTTCAAGCTCCCCGGTGACCCGATTCAGGCACTGGCCGGAGAGAAGAAGGCAGACCCGCTCGTCGCGGCGATGCTTCGCGAGAAGTACCACCTCAACGACTCGTTCCTGTCGCAGTACTGGAACTACATTTCCAACCTGTTCCAGGGCAACTTCGGCGAGACCCTGACCGGACGATCCGTCTGGGACAAGATCACCGAAGCCTTCCCCTACACGATGAACCTGGCGATCGTGGCCTTCCTGATCGAGGCCGTCGTCGGCGTCCTGGCCGGCATCATGGCCGCCCTGCGCCGCGGCAAGTTCCTCGACCAGCTCGTGCTCCTGTCCACGCTCCTGGTCATCTCGATCCCGGTCTTCGTGAGCGGCTTCATCCTTCAGCTGACGCTCGGCGTCCAGCTGAAGAACAGCTGGGGCATCGACTTCTTCCCCGTCTCCTTCAACGAGAACGACGGCATCCGCGCCTACCTGCTCCCGGCCCTGGTGCTCGCCTCGACCTCGCTCGCGTACGTGGCCCGACTGACCCGTACCAGCCTGATGGAGACGATGCGCGCCGACTACGTCCGCACCGCCACCGCGAAGGGCCTGCCCCGCCGCCGTGTCGTGGGCCGTCACGCGCTGCGCAACGCGCTCATCCCGATCGTCACCTTCCTCGGCGCCGACCTCGGCTCGCTCATGGGTGGCGCGGTCATCACGGAGAAGATCTTCAACATCCACGGGATCGGCGGCCTGCTGGCCGAGTCGGTCTACCGCAAGGAAGGCACCGTGATCGTGGGCGTCGTCTCGCTCCTGATCATCGTGTACCTGGTCGCCAACCTGATCGTGGACATGCTGTACGCCGTGCTCGACCCGAGGATCCGCTATGCGTGA
- a CDS encoding ABC transporter substrate-binding protein codes for MRGATSAKWVAGAVIVAMAATACSTSKDEAGGKGGNITVVLGEPQHGLVGQNTAESEGAEVLHALFTGLVDYDNKTNEPKLAAAESINTTDSKTWTIKVKDGLTFHNGEKVDAQSFVRAWNWGANQDNAAEGMPFFAKIEGSEELAPGKDKKPTSKELKGLKVVDERTFTVTLKEPFSQFKTMLGYNAFYPLPKAFETDGAKKFGESPIGNGPFQMDGAWDHNKQIKVKRYDKYPAEGRAKLAGVTFKIYDNLDTAYNDLRSDNIQIVDKLPISAMATVSQEFGDRYIYKPESAVGYIGLPLEQNPEAFGKVEIRQAISMAIDRDAITKTIFNGTRKPADDFISPIIPGYRKGALGEVGTYNPTKAKEIFEKAGGLPGNKMELGYNADGGHKEWIEAVANQLKANLGIEVTAKPFAKFGELLDDLGASKYKGAFRMAWSMDYPAAENYLRPVFSKVAIENGSNYGHYKNDEFEKTMAEADKATDPAEGLKLYQKADDIIIKDLPYIPIFTYMSSSAYSKSVKNVEVDAQGRMDLANVELN; via the coding sequence ATGCGCGGAGCAACGAGCGCCAAGTGGGTCGCGGGTGCCGTCATCGTGGCGATGGCTGCCACGGCTTGCAGCACCAGCAAGGACGAGGCCGGCGGCAAGGGCGGCAACATCACGGTGGTGCTCGGCGAGCCGCAGCACGGCCTGGTCGGTCAGAACACCGCCGAGTCCGAGGGCGCCGAGGTTCTCCACGCGCTCTTCACCGGTCTGGTCGACTACGACAACAAGACCAACGAGCCGAAGCTGGCCGCCGCCGAGTCGATCAACACGACCGACTCGAAGACCTGGACCATCAAGGTCAAGGACGGCCTCACCTTCCACAACGGTGAGAAGGTCGACGCCCAGTCCTTCGTCCGCGCCTGGAACTGGGGCGCCAACCAGGACAACGCCGCCGAGGGCATGCCGTTCTTCGCCAAGATCGAGGGCTCCGAGGAGCTCGCGCCGGGCAAGGACAAGAAGCCCACCTCCAAGGAGCTCAAGGGCCTCAAGGTCGTTGACGAGCGCACCTTCACCGTCACGCTGAAGGAGCCGTTCTCCCAGTTCAAGACGATGCTGGGCTACAACGCCTTCTACCCGCTGCCGAAGGCCTTCGAGACCGACGGCGCCAAGAAGTTCGGCGAGAGCCCGATCGGCAACGGCCCCTTCCAGATGGACGGCGCCTGGGACCACAACAAGCAGATCAAGGTCAAGCGGTACGACAAGTACCCGGCCGAGGGTCGCGCCAAGCTCGCGGGCGTCACCTTCAAGATCTACGACAACCTGGACACGGCGTACAACGACCTGCGTTCGGACAACATCCAGATCGTCGACAAGCTCCCGATCTCGGCGATGGCCACCGTCTCCCAGGAGTTCGGCGACCGCTACATCTACAAGCCCGAGTCGGCCGTCGGCTACATCGGTCTCCCGCTGGAGCAGAACCCCGAGGCGTTCGGCAAGGTGGAGATCCGTCAGGCCATCTCCATGGCCATCGACCGGGACGCCATCACGAAGACCATCTTCAACGGCACCCGCAAGCCGGCCGACGACTTCATCAGCCCCATCATCCCGGGCTACCGCAAGGGCGCGCTGGGCGAGGTCGGCACCTACAACCCGACCAAGGCCAAGGAGATCTTCGAGAAGGCCGGCGGTCTCCCCGGCAACAAGATGGAGCTCGGCTACAACGCCGACGGTGGCCACAAGGAGTGGATCGAGGCCGTCGCCAACCAGCTGAAGGCGAACCTCGGCATCGAGGTCACCGCCAAGCCGTTCGCCAAGTTCGGCGAGCTGCTGGACGACCTGGGCGCCTCGAAGTACAAGGGCGCGTTCCGTATGGCGTGGTCCATGGACTACCCGGCGGCGGAGAACTACCTCCGTCCGGTGTTCTCGAAGGTCGCCATCGAGAACGGCTCCAACTACGGTCACTACAAGAACGACGAGTTCGAGAAGACCATGGCGGAGGCCGACAAGGCCACCGACCCCGCCGAGGGTCTGAAGCTGTACCAGAAGGCCGATGACATCATCATCAAGGACCTTCCGTACATCCCGATCTTCACCTACATGTCTTCTTCGGCCTACTCCAAGTCCGTGAAGAACGTCGAGGTCGACGCCCAGGGCCGCATGGACCTGGCGAACGTCGAGCTCAACTAA
- the typA gene encoding translational GTPase TypA, whose protein sequence is MPTRHDIRNVAIVAHVDHGKTTIVDAMLKQAGAFAAHQHLDDRMMDSNDLEREKGITILAKNTAVKYHPKDGGAPITINIIDTPGHADFGGEVERGLSMVDAVVLLVDASEGPLPQTRFVLRKALQANMPVILCINKTDRPDSRIDEVVNDTYDLFLDLDATEEQIEFPIVYACGRDGVASLTKPEDGTVPADSDSLEPFFSTILEHVPAPVYDDEAPLQAHVTNLDADNFLGRIALLRVEQGELRKGQTVTWIKRDGTQSNVRITELMMTEALTRKPAEVAGPGDICAVAGIPDIMIGETLADPENPIALPLISVDEPAISMTIGTNTSPMVGRGGSGKGADAKSAVKDRKVTARQVKDRLDRELIGNVSLRVLDTERPDAWEVQGRGELALAILVEQMRREGFELTIGKPQVVTQEIDGKVHEPVERMTVDVPEEHMGAVTQLMGVRKGRMDNMSNHGSGWVRMEFVVPSRGLIGFRTEFLTNTRGTGIAHSIHEGHEPWFGQLVTRNNGSLVADRAGSVTPFAMINLQERGVLFTEPGTEVYEGMIVGENSRSDDMDVNITKEKKLTNMRAASADNTENVVPPRKLSLEQSLEFCRDDECVEVTPEAVRIRKVVLDQKDRSRTASRAKSAK, encoded by the coding sequence GTGCCCACGCGCCACGACATCCGTAACGTCGCCATCGTCGCCCACGTCGACCATGGCAAGACGACCATCGTCGATGCCATGCTCAAGCAGGCCGGTGCCTTCGCCGCCCACCAGCACCTCGACGACCGCATGATGGACTCGAACGACCTGGAGCGTGAGAAGGGCATCACGATCCTCGCCAAGAACACGGCGGTGAAGTACCACCCCAAGGACGGCGGGGCCCCGATCACGATCAACATCATCGACACCCCCGGCCACGCCGACTTCGGTGGTGAGGTCGAGCGCGGTCTGTCGATGGTGGACGCCGTCGTTCTGCTGGTGGACGCCTCCGAGGGTCCGCTGCCCCAGACCCGCTTCGTCCTGCGCAAGGCCCTGCAGGCGAACATGCCGGTCATCCTCTGCATCAACAAGACGGACCGCCCGGACTCCCGGATCGACGAGGTCGTCAACGACACGTACGACCTCTTCCTGGACCTGGACGCCACCGAGGAGCAGATCGAGTTCCCGATCGTCTACGCCTGCGGCCGTGACGGCGTCGCCTCGCTGACCAAGCCCGAGGACGGCACCGTCCCCGCGGACAGCGACAGCCTGGAGCCGTTCTTCTCCACCATCCTGGAGCACGTCCCCGCCCCGGTGTACGACGACGAGGCCCCCCTCCAGGCCCACGTCACCAACCTGGACGCCGACAACTTCCTCGGCCGCATCGCGCTGCTCCGCGTCGAGCAGGGCGAGCTGCGCAAGGGCCAGACCGTCACGTGGATCAAGCGTGACGGCACCCAGTCGAACGTCCGCATCACCGAGCTGATGATGACCGAGGCGCTCACCCGCAAGCCGGCCGAGGTGGCGGGCCCGGGTGACATCTGCGCGGTCGCCGGTATCCCCGACATCATGATCGGCGAGACCCTGGCCGACCCGGAGAACCCGATCGCGCTTCCGCTGATCTCGGTCGACGAGCCGGCGATCTCCATGACCATCGGTACGAACACCTCCCCGATGGTCGGCCGCGGCGGCAGCGGCAAGGGCGCGGACGCCAAGTCCGCGGTCAAGGACCGCAAGGTCACCGCCCGCCAGGTCAAGGACCGCCTGGACCGCGAGCTCATCGGTAACGTCTCGCTGCGCGTGCTGGACACCGAGCGTCCGGACGCCTGGGAGGTCCAGGGCCGTGGTGAGCTCGCGCTCGCCATCCTGGTCGAGCAGATGCGCCGCGAGGGCTTCGAGCTGACCATCGGCAAGCCGCAGGTCGTCACGCAGGAGATCGACGGCAAGGTGCACGAGCCGGTCGAGCGCATGACGGTCGACGTCCCCGAGGAGCACATGGGCGCGGTCACGCAGCTCATGGGCGTCCGCAAGGGCCGCATGGACAACATGTCGAACCACGGCTCCGGCTGGGTCCGCATGGAGTTCGTCGTCCCGTCGCGCGGCCTCATCGGCTTCCGTACGGAGTTCCTGACGAACACCCGCGGTACGGGTATCGCCCACTCGATCCACGAGGGCCACGAGCCGTGGTTCGGCCAGCTGGTCACCCGTAACAACGGCTCGCTGGTCGCCGACCGCGCCGGTTCGGTCACGCCGTTCGCGATGATCAACCTGCAGGAGCGCGGCGTCCTGTTCACCGAGCCCGGCACCGAGGTGTACGAGGGCATGATCGTCGGCGAGAACTCGCGCTCCGACGACATGGACGTGAACATCACCAAGGAGAAGAAGCTCACCAACATGCGTGCGGCTTCCGCGGACAACACCGAGAACGTGGTGCCGCCGCGCAAGCTCTCCCTGGAGCAGTCCCTGGAGTTCTGCCGCGACGACGAGTGCGTCGAGGTGACCCCGGAGGCCGTCCGCATCCGCAAGGTCGTCCTGGACCAGAAGGACCGCTCGCGCACCGCTTCGCGCGCCAAGTCCGCCAAGTAG